One stretch of Danio rerio strain Tuebingen ecotype United States chromosome 6, GRCz12tu, whole genome shotgun sequence DNA includes these proteins:
- the LOC137495937 gene encoding serine/threonine-protein kinase pim-3-like isoform X2 — translation MSHMGEERGEDTRDGTTELPGFLAPVPSHLADSASTDQRNSKRKRQSSSQQTLSTSSSRPAKRSRRDLYQKGPLLGRGGFGSVFAGMRRSDGLPVAIKYVSKDRTPERLKVDGQGRLPLEVALMTRVTSAPACPSVLQLLDWFDRPRRYILILERPDPCQDLQSFCEENGCLDERLAKKVLLQLIAALKHCESRGVLHRDVKPENLLISTESQDIKLLDFGCGDLLKRSAYKYFAGTPAYAPPEWFRRHRYHATPATVWSVGVTLYNILCDRFPFRGAQRVTSRSRLTFPRSLSTGNDHHFCHEDSCSAPEPMPSTD, via the exons atgtcccacatgggtgaagaaagaggag AAGATACACGGGACGGCACCACTGAGCTTCCTGGTTTTTTGGCTCCTGTGCCTTCACATTTGGCTGATTCTGCATCCACAGACCAGAGGAACAGCAAGAGGAAAAGGCAGAGCAGCAGCCAGCAAACACTGTCCACCTCGTCCAGCAGACCagccaaacgctctcgcagag acttgtaccagaagggcccgttgctgggacgaggtggattcggctctgtgtttgctgggatgcgcaggtctgatggactacca GTGGCCATCAAGTACGTGTCGAAGGACCGGACCCCCGAGCGACTGAAAGTT GatggtcagggtcggctgccgctggaggtggcattgatgacccgtgtcacgtcagctcctgcctgccccagtgtcctgcagctgctggactggtttgaccgtcccaggcgctacatcctgatcctggagcgaccggatccttgccaagatctccagagcttctgtgaggagaacggctgtctggatgagCGTCTTGCAAAGAAAGTGCTGCTGCAGCTGATCGCGGCCCtaaaacactgcgagagccgcggcgTCCTGCATCGGGACGTCAAACCAGaaaacctgctgatctccacagagtcccaggacatcaagctgctggacttcggctgtggagatctgctgaagcgctcggcctacaaatactttgcAG GCACTCCTGCATACGCTCCTCCCGAGTGGTTTCGTAGACATCGCTACCATGCGACTCCAGCTACAGtctggtcagtaggagtgacgctctacaacatcctgtgtgaccgtttcccattcagaggcgcacagagggtcacgtccagaagcagactgaccttccctaggagcttgtcaacag
- the LOC137495937 gene encoding serine/threonine-protein kinase pim-3-like isoform X1, whose translation MSHMGEERGEDTRDGTTELPGFLAPVPSHLADSASTDQRNSKRKRQSSSQQTLSTSSSRPAKRSRRDLYQKGPLLGRGGFGSVFAGMRRSDGLPVAIKYVSKDRTPERLKVDGQGRLPLEVALMTRVTSAPACPSVLQLLDWFDRPRRYILILERPDPCQDLQSFCEENGCLDERLAKKVLLQLIAALKHCESRGVLHRDVKPENLLISTESQDIKLLDFGCGDLLKRSAYKYFAGTPAYAPPEWFRRHRYHATPATVWSVGVTLYNILCDRFPFRGAQRVTSRSRLTFPRSLSTECRQLIRWCLSAAPADRPSLDDIESHPWLHCTEGEQEGQRN comes from the exons atgtcccacatgggtgaagaaagaggag AAGATACACGGGACGGCACCACTGAGCTTCCTGGTTTTTTGGCTCCTGTGCCTTCACATTTGGCTGATTCTGCATCCACAGACCAGAGGAACAGCAAGAGGAAAAGGCAGAGCAGCAGCCAGCAAACACTGTCCACCTCGTCCAGCAGACCagccaaacgctctcgcagag acttgtaccagaagggcccgttgctgggacgaggtggattcggctctgtgtttgctgggatgcgcaggtctgatggactacca GTGGCCATCAAGTACGTGTCGAAGGACCGGACCCCCGAGCGACTGAAAGTT GatggtcagggtcggctgccgctggaggtggcattgatgacccgtgtcacgtcagctcctgcctgccccagtgtcctgcagctgctggactggtttgaccgtcccaggcgctacatcctgatcctggagcgaccggatccttgccaagatctccagagcttctgtgaggagaacggctgtctggatgagCGTCTTGCAAAGAAAGTGCTGCTGCAGCTGATCGCGGCCCtaaaacactgcgagagccgcggcgTCCTGCATCGGGACGTCAAACCAGaaaacctgctgatctccacagagtcccaggacatcaagctgctggacttcggctgtggagatctgctgaagcgctcggcctacaaatactttgcAG GCACTCCTGCATACGCTCCTCCCGAGTGGTTTCGTAGACATCGCTACCATGCGACTCCAGCTACAGtctggtcagtaggagtgacgctctacaacatcctgtgtgaccgtttcccattcagaggcgcacagagggtcacgtccagaagcagactgaccttccctaggagcttgtcaacag agtgccgtcagctgattcgctggtgtctcagtgcagcaccggctgatcggcccagtttAGATGACATTGAGAGCCATCCCTGGTTGCACTGCACAG AAGGAGAGCAGGAGGGGCAGAGGAACTGA